Proteins encoded together in one Thermococcus gammatolerans EJ3 window:
- a CDS encoding PIN domain-containing protein — translation MGGVAVIDTNFFVYALFEDYERHEEALDILMNLDKWVVPTITLYELIWQLAKMGVPPNNAEDMVRQIIEEPRAEIIDDRLYLLSAFELYGNLGLKHYNDSVILAMAKEVGTLASYDKKLRNRAREVGIKLLPEELE, via the coding sequence ATGGGAGGAGTAGCAGTTATCGACACGAACTTTTTCGTTTATGCTCTGTTTGAGGATTATGAGAGACACGAAGAGGCCCTTGACATCTTAATGAACCTTGATAAGTGGGTCGTGCCTACAATAACCCTCTACGAGCTCATTTGGCAACTGGCAAAAATGGGTGTTCCCCCGAATAACGCTGAAGACATGGTCAGACAGATAATTGAAGAACCAAGGGCAGAAATCATCGATGATAGGCTGTATCTACTATCAGCCTTCGAGCTCTACGGAAACCTCGGTCTCAAGCACTACAACGATTCTGTAATCCTCGCTATGGCCAAGGAAGTCGGAACCCTCGCGAGCTACGACAAAAAGCTTAGAAACCGTGCAAGGGAAGTTGGAATTAAACTGCTTCCGGAGGAGTTGGAATGA
- a CDS encoding AbrB/MazE/SpoVT family DNA-binding domain-containing protein, whose protein sequence is MPVTKVTRNYQITIPAEIRKALGIKQGEYLTVELRGDEIVIKRAKRKWKTYRLGRKYSLEEMERMIEESIEEALRWEE, encoded by the coding sequence ATGCCGGTAACGAAGGTGACCCGAAACTACCAGATAACGATTCCGGCCGAGATCAGGAAGGCCCTTGGCATAAAGCAGGGTGAATACCTCACCGTCGAGCTGAGGGGGGATGAGATAGTTATCAAAAGGGCAAAGAGAAAATGGAAGACTTACCGCCTGGGCAGAAAGTACAGCCTTGAAGAGATGGAAAGAATGATTGAGGAGTCCATTGAGGAGGCGTTGAGATGGGAGGAGTAG